GCATCATCGTGGGCGACGCCGCCCCCGCAGCCCCAGGAGGAAACTAACATGGTACGAGCATACGTGATGGTCAAAGCGACCACAGGCGAAGCAGACCGACTGAAACAGGCAATCGAAGACATCGAGGGCGTCACGAGCGCTTCCATCGTCGCGGGAGACGTCGACCTCATCGCGAAGGTGGACGTAGAGACGCCGGCACAGGTAAAAGACGTCGCCGCGACCCGGATTCAGTCCATCCGTGGTGTCGAAGACACGCAAACCTACATCGCGATGGACTGACCCGGTTCCGGGGTACGGCTACAGCGGCGATCCGCCGCTCGATTGGTGGGCGCGCGAGACCATGTCGGCGACCGGCGGGAGATACGTGTAACCCGGAATCACGCCCTCCATGTACGTCCCCTCAACGTAGTCGATGAGTGCGTGGGCGATTTCGGGCGCGTTTCCGGCGTTGCCGTACTCGAAGCCGAAGGTGACGATTGCGTCGCCGCCGCTTCGGCGCACCTCGAATTCGCCGAGTTCGATGTTCTGGACGACCGCGCCGGGGGCGTCTTCGAGCCGGAGCTCGAAGGTCTCGAACCAGCCGTCCTCGACGACTTCGTGGACGTCGTCTTCTGTCACCGAAGAGAGCAGCGGCGCGTGTACGGTAACGAGATAGTGGAGGTCCCAGTCGTCGGTTTCAGACACCGTTACGTGGGCGTCGAATTCGGTGGCCGTCGAGACGAATCGCGACCCGTCTGCAGTGAAATCTGCGTGCTCGTCGAACGCCCGAACAGCGCGGTCTGGAACGTCGTCAGTCATTGGTCGATGTATGTGACAGAGCGAGAAAAGGGCGTTGCGTCTGAATGCAGGCGACACCGAACTCTACAACTGCTCGACGCGCTCTGCGTACCAGCCGTTCGGGCGAATCTGAATCTCGCCGTCGCTGTAAATCGCGACTTCGTGCCCCTCGATGGAGAGATACAGCGGTCCGGCCTTGTAGTGGTCGCGGTCGGGCCGGGATTTGAACAGTCGGTCCAGCGCATCCGGGTCGACGTATTCTGAGAAGCGGGGGATGACCTCGTGTAACTCCATCCCCGTCACTTCGGCCATCGCTTTCGTGACCGTGAACGTCAGGCCGTCCTCGTCCATGTCGTGATAGGCGTAGTATATTCCGTCCTCTAGACCGAGGGAGACGGACTCAGGGGTGGCATCGAGTGGCTTTGACATCCTCTCACCGAGACTAATAGTGACATATTCCCCCATCCCCAAAAGTGTATTCCATTCGAACACGATTTTCTGTCTCTGCTTGGCTCACCAGACTCTCTGTAAACTCTGATAGTAACTATTTGATACTATTCAACAGAATCTGTCACGTGAACCGCGCAAAAATCGACACTCCCCAAAGACATTCCGCAATACGGTGGCGCGATAATTGCAACCGCCCGCAGATTCGCTCCTCACGGACTATCATGTCTAGATGTTTTTATGACGGAAGGTAAAGAGCGGTGCGTTCGAGAATCACAAAAATCTCGATATTTTAATTTCTTTGATACTACGAAAGAAACAAAACTCATAATATATTTGTTGTCCTTGTCATGTTCGCCTGAAAGTGGCGGTGTCTGAAAACCCGTGTCGGCGTCGTCACCTGTGTCGCACACTGGTGGCTCCTCCGCCCGACGTGCCCATGCGACACGTGAATCCCACTCCTGTCGGCAGACAGGGAGGTGGCAGCAAGTGCGCCGAGGGAGGGGACTGAGCAAACGCTTCGCGTTTGCGAAGCAGAGAGAGCCGGAGGCTTTCCAGTGTTTGAACGCCACTCGCTCACTGCGTTCGCTCGTTTGTTCGAACCTCCTCAGTATGAGTTCTGCTGCTCACCGATTAGTTCACAGCAAGAAATGCGAGGGAGGGGACTGAGCGAAAGCGCTGCTTTCGCGAGGGTCGATGCGGCTTCGCCGCATCGGGATTTGAACCCCGGTCGCAACTCTTCGAGTTGCTCCCTGCTTCAAATCTCCTCCAGTACGAGTTCTGCTGTTCACCGATTGGTTCACAGCAAGAAATGCGAGGGAAGGGATTTGAACTTCAGTCACTCCCTGACGGTCGTTCCCTATTCAAATCCCTCGTCCGATTCGCACGGCTCTCATGTCCATTCGAGCCGAGAGAATGCGAGGGAGGGGATTTGAACCCCCGAACTCCTTCGAGAGCGGATCTTAAGTCCGCCGCCTTTGGCCTGGCTCAGCCACCCTCGCGCGACCACACTCACTCTTGTCGGGTACGGTGAAAAATGGGTTTCGGTCTGTGGCTACCAATCGACCGACAACGAACCGTCGCCGTTGGGGTCGGGTGCAATCTCTTTGTTCGTCCGCCGGTCGACGATGTGGATGACGCCGCGGTCCTTCTTCGCGGGACACACCTCCGCGGCCTTGATGTTGTGCTCCAAGTCCTCTTCGCCGATGAAGTAGGAGACTGGCTTTGCGAGAGCGGTGGTGATGTCCATCTCCCAATTCCGAGAGACCTCTGCGCATTTGCCCGCGCCGATGCACTTGTTGGCCTCGAAGATGATTTTGTAGGGCTTTTCCTCGACCGGCGGCGCATCGGCCTCCCCGATGGTGCTCGGGTCTATCGGTCCGTCGTCGCTCATTGTCGGGAAAACGTGCTGGGTGAATTTGCGTCTATCGGTAGACCTGTACCTGCTCTAAGACGACGTCCTCTTTTGGCTTGTCGCGTGGCCCGGTGTCTACGTTGCCGATTTCACGGACGACGTCCATGCCGTCGGTGACCTTCCCGAACACGGCGTGGCGGTTGTCGAGGTGCGGCTGTGGGGCGAGCGTGATGAAGAACTGCGACCCGTTCGTGTTCGGCCCGCGGTTCGCCATCGAGAGGACGCCCTCGTCGTCGTGTTTGAGCTCGGGGTGGAACTCGTCTTCGAACGTGTAGCCCGGACCGCCCGTCCCGTCGCCTTTCGGGTCACCGGTCTGAATCATGAAGTCCTCGATGATTCGGTGGAACAGGATGTCGTTGTAGAGCGGTTCGCTCATCTCTTCGCCCGTCTCCGGGTGGGTCCACGACTTCGAGCCTGTTGCGAGGCCGATGAAGTTCTCGACCGTCTCCGGGGCACGGTCCTGGAAGAGTTCGACTTCGATGGTCCCGTGGTTCGTCTGAATCTTGGCGGTTGGGTTGTCGCTCATGCCCCCAACCTAGCAACGGCGTCAGAAAACGATGCCGGTGTTAGAACGATTGGAGGTCGGAGAGAACGGCCGCCGCACTGCCGTCGTCGAGCACTTCGCGGGCCTGTTCGAGGCCGGCGTCGAGCGAATCGACGTCGCCACGGGTGAAGATACGGAACGCCCCGTTGAGGACGATTGCATCGGCGAACTGGTCGGTGCGCTCGCCAGAGAGCACTTCACGGGTGATGGTCGCCGAATCGGCGTCCACGTTCTCGACTTCGAGGTCCTCACTCGCGAAGTCCATGCCGTACTCGGCGGTCTGAATCTCGAAGTCCGAGAAGTCGCCCTCGTCCCAGACGGCGACCTTCGTCGAACCGGGGCGGATGTCGTCGTAGCCCTCCATCCCCTGGAACATGACGACGCGCGAGCGGTCCTGCGTCTCGCACTCCTGGAACGTGTCGATGATGCGCTTTGCGAAGGCGAGGTGGTAGAAACTGCCGAGGTGAACGTCCGCATTCGCGGGGTTCGCGAGCGTCTCGATGGTGTTCACGAAGGTGCGCACGCCCATCATGTCACGGCGCTCCCAGAGGCCGTGGATGCCGGGGTTGAAGTTCGGCTGGTAGTAGAACCCGAAGCCGGTTTCGTCGACCATGTCCGCGCTCTCCTGTGGCGAGAGGTCCGTGCGGACGCCGAGTTCGTCGAGCACGTGCTTGTAGGCGGTCGCCTTCTGGGTCGGGACGCGGTCGCCACTATGGACGACGACCGGAGTTCCGGCCGCGGCTGCGACGAGTCCTGCACCGACGCCGAGCAGTGCCGTCGAGTGTTTGCCGTCGTAGTTTGCCCCGCAGTCTACGGGGTCTACCTTCGGTTCTGCAACCTCGACCGACTCGTCTGTCATCACGTCGGTGAACGCGGCGAGTTCCTCTGGTGTGTTGCGCTTCCAGCGGTTCGCGAGCCAGAACGCGCCGAGCGTCGTGTGGTCCGGTTCCTGGGCCAGAATCCGGGAGAAGGCTTCGCGGGCCTGCTCGCGGGTCATGTCGTCTGCGGATTTGTGCCCCGAGCCGACGACCTCCGTCATGAGGCGCTTGAGCGGCCAATCGCCAAACTCCTGGGTCGATTTCGTCATGGTCGCGGGTTGGGAAGCCGCGAGCAAAAGCGTCCCGCTTGCGCTGGGGAAACGACCTTCGTGTCCGCCATCGAACTAATGGGCATGGTTGGCCTCACGCCCCTCGTTCCGGACACTCCGGAGTTCGAGACGGCCATCCGCCTTTACTGCGACATCTTCGACAACGACTACGACCTCGTCAGCGGGCGCTTCGAGCGCCACACCACCTATCCAGACTACCGGGGCTTTCTGGCACTCGACGGCGACGAGGTCGTCGGGTACGTCTACGGTTACACCTCCGCCCGGGGGCAGTTCTACCACGAATCGCTTCGCGCGGTCATGCCCGAAGAAGTCGCAAACGCGTGGCTCGCAGACTGCTTCGAGTTCGTCGAACTCGGCGTCGCCGCCCACGCGCGCAGAAACGGAATAGGTAGACTCCTCCACGACGCGCTCCTCGATGGCCTCCCCCACGAAACGAGCGTCCTGACCACGCACGTCGAAAACGACGCCGCTCGCTGCATGTACGAAGGGCTGGGCTGGCAGGTCATCCACCGCCCGTTCGTCCTCGACGGCGGGAGCGAGATGGTCGTAATGGGCAAACGGCTCCGCGATTAATCGAGCGGCAATTCGGCGCGCAATCCCAACTGCTCCACGCTCCACGTCCAGAGTCGCTTCTGGGCGTCGGTGTCGTACGTGTTCGACGCGCTCCTGACTGCCTTCTCGCCGTCGAAGTAATTCCCCAAAACGCCCGCCACCTCGGGAGACGCGGCGAGGTAGATGCTCGTCTGTGCCCCGCCACGCTCGGAGGTGGTGAGTCCCGGAACCAGTCGCATCGCGTTGAATCCAGCCCGCGCCATGAGCGAGGAGTTTCGCGTGAGCCCAGTCTGGGGAATCACGCCCGGGTGGAGCGCGTTCGCGGTGACACCTGTTCCCTTCAACTGCCGGGCCAACTCGTAGGTGAACAGCACGTTCGCGAGTTTCGACTGGCCGTAGGCCTTCATCCCCGAGAACGACCCTTCGAGCGAGAGGTCGTCGAAGTGCATCCGTGCACCGCGGTGGGCATCCGAGGAGACGACGACGATGCGACCTTGGATTGCGACCAGCATGTCGATGAGTTCGTAGGTGAGCAACATCGGCGCGAGGTGGTTCACGGCGAGTGTCTTTTCGACGCCAGTAGCAGTGAGTGTGCGTGTCCCCTCGAACGTCCCCGCGTTGTGGACGAGTATGTTGAGGCGGTCGTACTGCTCGCGGAACTCGCGTGCCAGTCGCCGTACCTCGTCTGGCTCGGCGAAATCGGCGATGAGGAGAGTCGCGCTTCCGTCGGTTTCGGCTTCGATGGTCGCGACAACTTTCTCGCCCGCCGCTCGATTTCGGCCGGTGATGACCACGTGCGCGCCCATCTCTGCGAGGCCGCGGGCTGTTTCGCGGCCGATGCCACTGGTCGCACCAGTGACCATGATGACCTGTCCCGAGAGGTCAACGGGTACCATGGTTTGGTTTCGGGGTTGGACGTTGATAATCCCACTCCAGACCGACAAAGGGTAATTTCCCGAGTCCTATCTGCAGACAATGAGCAGGCCGGCCGACTGGCGCGCCAGCATCGAGGACGTAGACGCCCGCCTTGTAGACGAGTATCAGAGTGGCTTCCCCGTCTGTGAACGCCCCTTCCGCGTCGTGGGCGAGCAACTCGGCATCTCCGAAGAGGAGGCCCTCCAGCGAGTGCAGACCCTCCGCGAGCTGGGCGTGTTCCGACGCTTCGGCGCGGTGCTCAACCCGCCGGTCATCGGGAGTTCGACCCTCGCCGCCGTCAAGGCCCCCGAAGACCGCTTCGACGAGGTAGCCGAGGTCATCAATAGCTACCAGCAGGTGAACCACAACTACCGCCGCGACCACGAGTGGAACATGTGGTTCGTCGTGACCGCCGGCTCCTTAGAGACACGCGACCGCATCCTCGCAGAAATCGAGGAGCGCACTGGCTGTGACGTGCTGAACCTTCCGATGCTCACGGACTTCTACATCAATCTGGAGTTCCCCGTGGTGAACGAGGATCGGTTCGCGCGCGAGAGTGGGGTTGCTTCGGAAATCGAAGCTACGAACATCTCGGAGCAGGCGACGGGCACACTCTCGAAACTCGACGCGCGCCTCCTCGTCGAAATCCAGGCCGGCTTCCCGCTCACGCTGACTCCCTACGCCGACATCGCGGCGGCAATCGACGCCACCACCGCGGAGATCATCGATGCCATCACGCGCCTCACCGAGGACGGCGCAATCAAGCGAATCGGCTGTGTCGTCAATCACATCGTCACCGGATTCGACGCCAACTGCATGGTCGTCTGGGACGTGCCCGACGACGAACTGGACGCCCGTGGCCTCGAAGCGGGTGGCCTGCCCTACGTCACGCTCTGCTACCACCGTCCGCGCCGCCCGGAGCAGGGCTGGCCGTACAACCTCTTTACCATGATTCACGGACGCGACCCTGAGGCGGTGGACGAGAAAATCGACGAGTTGGCCCGTGACGTGCTGCCGTTCGACCACGAACGTCTCTACTCGACTGCGACGCTCAAACAGACGGGTGCGCAGTACGAAGAACTGGTCGGAAGCGAGTAGTCGCGGAGAATCAAGCAAAAACCACGTTGCAAGCAATTGTCCCGCCGCGACCGAAGGGAGCGGCGGCCTTTTTCGTGAACGTTTTTGCAACGAGTGGTGCGCGAAGCGCACCCGAGTTGTAAAAAGGTTCTATCGATTCGCGGTCGTGAGCAGAACCGGCCCGACGAGCAGCAACACGAGGCCGAGCAGTGCCCAGTGGAACGGGCCGTCGACCGCCGGGATGATCATGAACAGGACCCCGAACATGGTCGTCTGGAGCGCGAGGACCTTCTGCGATTTCAGCGGAAGGACGCCCAGCGTCGCCAGGATGAACAGGAAGAAGATTGCCTGTCCCAGGTCGTACTGGAGCAGGAAATTGTCAATCACCTGCATCGGTAGCGCGAACATTCTTGGTCGATACTCCCGCCGTTTAGGCCTTTAAACTTCCGTTACCCGGTTGGACTCGAGATGTCGAGCGGCCGAATCCAGACGTACCAGATGATGAGTACCATCGTCACGTACCCCGTCGCCCAGACGGCCCGGCCGATGCCCGGATAGCCGGACGTCGTGAGGAAGTAGTCGGCGAGGCCGGAGCCAAGCACGCCCACGACGAGCACGAGCGCGAGCTTTACTTTCTCGGAAACGAGAATCGACCCCTGTGGCTGGTCCATACCGGCGGTTAGGGCTGGAAGGGCCTGAATCGCACGGTTTCCACGTGCTTTTTCGTGTGAACCAGCTAACTCTTCGTATGGACTACCGCCCGATACCCGACTCAGACGAACGGGCCTTCTTCGACATCGGTCAGTATGCCTTCCGTCCTGAGGAACACCCAACAGACGAGGCCTTCGAGGAGCGAAAGCCCTACGACCGCGAGAACCGCGGCCTCTACGACGGCGACGATTTACTCGCGATAAGCGGCTGGCACGACTTCACGCTCTCGCTGCGCGGCGAGTGGGTGCGCGTCGGCGGCGTGTCGAGCGTGGCGACCCCGCCAGAACACCGGCGCAAGGGCTACGTCCAGCGGATGCTCGCCGCGATGCTCGAGGAGTTCCGCGAAGCTGGCATCGACTACTCTGCGCTCTGGCCCTTCGAGTACGAGTTCTACCGCAAGTACGGCTGGGGGACGTGCAACAAGCGCACCCAGTGGACGTTCGAGACGGAGGCGCTCGAAGGCGTGATTCCCGCGCCGAAGGGCGAGTTCCGCCGCCTCTCGAAAGACGACATTTCGGCGCTTCGGGACCTCCACGAGCAGTTTTCGACGGGGTGGAATCTCGCCATGCGCCGAACCGAGAACTGGTGGACCCATCGCATCTTCGAATCGTCGTGGACAGACCCGTACGTGTACGGCTGGGAACTGGACGGTGAACTGCGGGCCGCAGTCGTCTACAGCGTCAAATCAGCGACCACCGGAATGGCGGAGGAGCGCACACTCCGCTCGTGGGACATGGCATATACCGACGACGAAGCATACCAGCAGCTCTTGCGATTTTTCTATCACCATCTCTCGCAGATGGACAAGATTCACCTGTTCGCGGCGGCGGATACGTCGCTGTTCGACCGGGTTCGTGACCCGCGCGCGCTCGACTGCGAAGTCGTGACCGGCCCGATGTTCCGCCTGACGGACGTGCAATCCGGTCTCTCACGGCTTCTCTATCCCGAAGACGCCGTCGGAAGCGTTGTCCTCGATGTGACCGACTCGCTCGTGTCCTGGAACGAGGGAACCTTCGAATTCTCCGTCGGGGAGGGGCGGGCGACGTGCGAACCGACGGACGCGGAGGCGGACGCAGCGGTCGATATCGCTACTCTCTCACAACTTGCTGTGGGCTATCTCACTCCCGAGGAAGCGCGTCGCTACGGCGGCCTTTCGACCGATTCAGAAACGGTGATGGACCTGCTCACGGCGGCGTTCCCGCGCTACCGAACGTACCTGCGCGAGTTCTTCTAGGCCGCGCAGGATTCTTCGACGAACGACACGAGCAGGTCGGTGAGTGTGTCTGCGTGAGGCGACTCGAAGATGCGTTGGGCGTGAGTGTCGCTTTCGAGCATCACGAGGCGCTTCGGGTCGGACGCGTTCTCGTGGAGTTGTTTCGCCGTGTCCACGAATCGTTGGTCGTCGTCTTTGCCCACGACGAACAGTTTTCGTCCCTGCAACTGGGGGGCGACGTCTACGCCACCGGCGGCGGAGATGCCCATCACACCCGCGACAGCGCCGTTTTCTGCCTGCGCGTTCGCATGGACGACCGCTTCGCCGCCGGAACTCCCGCCGACGAGAACGACGTTCGAGACGCCCGCTTTGGATTTGAGATAGGAGACTGCGCCGAGGACGGCCCCTGCCGGGTCGTCTCTCTCGTCTATCGGGAGTGCGGTGTAGCCCGCGGCGGCGAGCAACTGCGCCTGTGGTTTCCAGCTCTCGCGGTCGAGATTTATCTGTGGGACCATGACGACGCCGCAGTCGCCACTCCCGAACAGGGTACCTTCGATTTCAGCGTCTGCGGTTGAGGTGAACGTCACGTCAGCCCCCTCGAAGGAGGCGGGTTCTGGCGTGGCCGTGGTCTTCTCGGTATCTGCGTCGGTTTCCGCTTCGATTTCGGCGGCCGTCGTCTGTGCCGCCGTCTGCGTCGTGGTGGTCCCATCGTCCGCCTCTGACTCGGACGTGGTCGCATCATCGGCACCTCCCTGCGAGGAACACCCCGCAAGTGGAACGGCGAGCGCAGACCCGGACAGCACCAACAGTCGTCGTCGCGACAGATTCTTCCCGGTCATTATCGTCCTTCCGTCCTTCAATTCCGTTATTATCTGGGGCCTAAAACCGACGTTTCACGTTAGTTCATCTTTTCAGACTGTCCCAATTCGCTATCCTGGGCTCGGTTGTGCGCACCGTCCTCCCAGTCGAGGGGGTCTCGCGCTTAGCTGACGGATAATAATGGGGATACAGCCGTCAGTACCTGGTATGACACAGAAGAAATCCCGACGACGAATCCTCCAGTTGACCGGCGGCGCGGCCCTGTTCGGTCTCGCGGGCTGTTCTAGTATCGCAGACATGGGCGACGACCAGTACCAGGCTGACAACACGCCCGCGGACAACCAGTCCCAGCAGACTCAAACGCAGACGACCACGCAGGAGTCCATCGACCAGTCGCCGGACGATGGCGAAAACAACGGCGAAAGTCAGGCGGTCACCCGCAAGAGCGAGGAAATCGTCCAGCCGGCCGGGGCGGTTCTCGACGCACCAGTCGAAGACACCGACTCCACGTACGCGGTCATGGGTTCGGCAGACGCGAGCGCGAAGATGACCCTCTACGGCAACTGGAAGTGCCCGTACACCCAGGAGTTCGCCGTCGGTGGTTTCCTCGACGAGATCGTCCGTGAGTACGTCGAACCGGGCGACCTGCAAATCGAGTACCGGTCGCTCTCCTATCTCGGTGGCGAACCGTTCCTCGGCCCGGACGCCCCACTCTCCGCACAGGCTGGCCTCGCCGCCTGGAACGAGGACCCGGAGAACTACTGGACGTACTTCGCGTACGTGTTCAAGAACCAGCCACAGGAGCGCTTCGACTGGGGGACCGTCCCACAGATGAAACTGTTCGCAGAGGAAGCTGGCATCTCGAACGTCGAGGCGTTCACCTCCGCGCTCGAAAACGACGAGTACCTCTCGGCCGTCGAGGCGACCACCGAGGCCGCAGCAGAAGTCAACGTCGCCACGGTTCCACGCATCGTCTTCGAGGACGGCACGACGGTTCGTCCGACGGTCGACCCCGACGAGACGCGGTCGGAAATCGAAGCGCAAATCGACGCATAAAAAATCCGATAGTTGGCAGCAATACTTATGCCTGTGGCTAATTAACCATCAATCGCGGTTTGAAATAAACCCGCCATCCAACGTTCGCAATTCGTGCGGTCTCGCGCCGACACCTTTGCCCGGGGTGTCGCCGCACATCTCTCTCGCACGCGCGACGTTGACGCGGGGGTCGGTGGCCGTCACGCCCGTGACTGGACCGCCGACCATCGACCGAACGCGACGTATCTGCCCGGTACGTCGTCTTCGTGTCCGCGTGGCTGTTACTGTTCTGTCACGTGGGCGGGCCGGAACGCTCCGCCGGACGAACTTTGCCCGGGTTCGTCTGGCAGCACCCACGTTCGGCCTGCCCACCACCACGCTTTCGACGCCCGAGAGCGAGTGCCACGTCTCCTGACCGATTTAGCCTGCTGATAATTAAAGGGGTAGAGACGCAGGCTCAGTACATGCGAGTTGCCGAGGCATACGAGTTGAGCGGCCGCGTGACCGATACCATCGGAAATGCGGTCATTACCGAGCAAGAATTTCTTGACACCGTTCTCACTGGACTGCTGGCCCGCGGGCACGTCCTGTTAGAGGACGTACCCGGGACGGGCAAGACACTCACCGCCCGGAGTCTGGGGAAAGCCCTCGGACTGTCGTTCTCGCGTATCCAGTTCACCCCCGACCTGCTGCCGGCCGACGTGACGGGCACCCACGTCTTCAACGAGAAGACCCGCGACTTCGAGTTCAAGAAGGGACCCATCTTCGCGAACGTCGTGCTCGCCGACGAAATCAATCGTGCGTCCCCGAAGACGCAGGCCGCCCTCCTCGAAGCCATGGAGGAAAAGCAGGTGACGGTTGACGGTCAGACCCACAAGCTTCCCGACCCATTCTTCGTCATCGCGACGCAGAACCCGGCGGAGCGAAACGAGGGAACGTTCCCCCTGCCGGAAGCCCAGAAAGACCGCTTCATCATCAAGACGAGCATGGGTTATCCCAGCCGCGACGGCGAGCGAGAACTGCTTGCCCGCCGTGAGTCTCGCGACGCCCGCAGTCCGAGCGTCAACACCGTCTGTGACCCACAGGAAGTCCTCGACCTCCAGCGCGTCTCAGAGCAGGTGCGCGTCGAGAAGGACGTCCAGGATTACATCGTCGACCTCGTGCGAGCGACCCGCGAGGACGAGCGGGTGACCGTCGGTGCGTCTCCGCGTGCGACCCAGCGTCTGTTCGAGGCGGCCCGCGCCCGCGCCGTCCTCGAAGGCGAGGAGTACGTGACGCCCGACCACGTCAAACGCGTCGCCCACCCCGTCCTCGACCACCGCATCGTGCTCACTGCTGATGCGCGAGTAAACGGCGTCGAAAAGTACGACGTCATCGAGACGGTGTTGTCGTCGGTGGACGTGCCGACGATTACCTATGCAACGCGATAGTCAGGACGAGCACTGCGGCGAGTAAGCCGAGCAACGCGGCGAGCGGGACACCGGGCGTCCCGAACCCTTCGACTGCTTTTGTGGCGAGATACGCGACGACCCCCATCGCGACCGTCCCGGCGAGGTGGGTCACTTCGACCTGTGCGGTCTTCGCACCCCGGCCGAGTTGCGTCCCGAGCGTGATACTGTGGTCTGCGGCGTCCCACGCGACGACGACGGCGATGGTGGCGAGCAGGAAGGTCTGCAGGTCGCCCATCTGGACGACGCCAGCCATGATGACACCGGCGAGCAGGACGAAGCTCCCGGCTTTCACGAGCCAGCGCGACCCCTTGCGGACCGGAACGACGCCGAGACCCAGCAACCACGCGCCGAGCAGCGTCGGCCCGACGACGACCATGTAGCGTGGACTCGGTGCGGCGGCGAACCCACGGGCGACGCCGACGAAGGCGACTACGGCTCCGACGAGGACGATGGTCCGGCCCGTCCAGCGATAGCTCCGGGTGCGGACCTCGTCACCGAGGCCGCCCACGACGTGGCCGACGAGGATGAACGCGAGCGCCATCGTGATGGCGTCGAGCGCGGAGAGGATGAAGAACGCGGGGAGGAGCGCGGCGAGCACGGCCGCCAGACTCGCGATACGAGTCGGCTTGCGGATTGGGCCGCTCATTGTCGCCACCTCCCGATGTCCTCGAGGGCGGCCTCGAGTGCGCGGTCTGGGTCCCAGTCGATGACCGGGATGTCACCGGCGCGCAACTGGCGAATCCGCTGGTCGCGCTCGACGTGGGCGACCTTGCTCCCGAGCGTCTCGCCGCCGGTGACGCGCGGACTGAGCACCGTCACGCGGTGGCCGTGGGCGTCGAGACGTTTTACCTCCTCTACGATGTCGTCGTCCACGAGGGGCGAGATGACGACCAGTTGGGTCGTCGCGGCGAGTTGCGTTCGCAGTTCGGTGAACTGCGCAGAGTCGTAGTCTTCGCGCGCTGGCGGCCGCGGCGCGAGCGTGGCAGAGGTCGCGAGCAGGGTCTTTCCGCGGGTACGCTGTTCGCGGCCAGCACCCGGTTCGAGGAAGGTAAACTCCCGACCCACGGCGGCGAGACCGACCTGGTCGCGGGAGGCGAGCAGCGACTCGAACAGCTGCTCTGCGGCGTAGCGGGCGAAGGCGACTGCATGCGGGTCGTCTTCGTTGGCCCGCCGATAGGACTGCTCGCGGGCGTCTACGAGGACGACGACGCGCGCCGCACGTTCCTGGCGGAACTCGATAGTGGAGAGTTCCCCCGTCCGGGCGTGTCGGTTCCAGTCGATCTGGTGGATGGAGTCGCCGGGGCGGTACTCGCGGGTCTGATGGAACTCGACGCCACTGCCGCCGTCTGCGGTGAGGATGCGCCCCGAGAGTTGACTCGTCTGCTGGCGAAGCGGCATCTCTGTCACGTCAGCGTCACAGCG
This sequence is a window from Haladaptatus sp. QDMS2. Protein-coding genes within it:
- a CDS encoding Lrp/AsnC family transcriptional regulator codes for the protein MSRPADWRASIEDVDARLVDEYQSGFPVCERPFRVVGEQLGISEEEALQRVQTLRELGVFRRFGAVLNPPVIGSSTLAAVKAPEDRFDEVAEVINSYQQVNHNYRRDHEWNMWFVVTAGSLETRDRILAEIEERTGCDVLNLPMLTDFYINLEFPVVNEDRFARESGVASEIEATNISEQATGTLSKLDARLLVEIQAGFPLTLTPYADIAAAIDATTAEIIDAITRLTEDGAIKRIGCVVNHIVTGFDANCMVVWDVPDDELDARGLEAGGLPYVTLCYHRPRRPEQGWPYNLFTMIHGRDPEAVDEKIDELARDVLPFDHERLYSTATLKQTGAQYEELVGSE
- a CDS encoding Lrp/AsnC family transcriptional regulator; protein product: MVRAYVMVKATTGEADRLKQAIEDIEGVTSASIVAGDVDLIAKVDVETPAQVKDVAATRIQSIRGVEDTQTYIAMD
- a CDS encoding DUF5813 family protein, which translates into the protein MTDDVPDRAVRAFDEHADFTADGSRFVSTATEFDAHVTVSETDDWDLHYLVTVHAPLLSSVTEDDVHEVVEDGWFETFELRLEDAPGAVVQNIELGEFEVRRSGGDAIVTFGFEYGNAGNAPEIAHALIDYVEGTYMEGVIPGYTYLPPVADMVSRAHQSSGGSPL
- a CDS encoding peptidylprolyl isomerase — encoded protein: MSDNPTAKIQTNHGTIEVELFQDRAPETVENFIGLATGSKSWTHPETGEEMSEPLYNDILFHRIIEDFMIQTGDPKGDGTGGPGYTFEDEFHPELKHDDEGVLSMANRGPNTNGSQFFITLAPQPHLDNRHAVFGKVTDGMDVVREIGNVDTGPRDKPKEDVVLEQVQVYR
- a CDS encoding GNAT family N-acetyltransferase; protein product: MSAIELMGMVGLTPLVPDTPEFETAIRLYCDIFDNDYDLVSGRFERHTTYPDYRGFLALDGDEVVGYVYGYTSARGQFYHESLRAVMPEEVANAWLADCFEFVELGVAAHARRNGIGRLLHDALLDGLPHETSVLTTHVENDAARCMYEGLGWQVIHRPFVLDGGSEMVVMGKRLRD
- a CDS encoding anthranilate phosphoribosyltransferase, producing MTKSTQEFGDWPLKRLMTEVVGSGHKSADDMTREQAREAFSRILAQEPDHTTLGAFWLANRWKRNTPEELAAFTDVMTDESVEVAEPKVDPVDCGANYDGKHSTALLGVGAGLVAAAAGTPVVVHSGDRVPTQKATAYKHVLDELGVRTDLSPQESADMVDETGFGFYYQPNFNPGIHGLWERRDMMGVRTFVNTIETLANPANADVHLGSFYHLAFAKRIIDTFQECETQDRSRVVMFQGMEGYDDIRPGSTKVAVWDEGDFSDFEIQTAEYGMDFASEDLEVENVDADSATITREVLSGERTDQFADAIVLNGAFRIFTRGDVDSLDAGLEQAREVLDDGSAAAVLSDLQSF
- a CDS encoding SDR family oxidoreductase — translated: MVPVDLSGQVIMVTGATSGIGRETARGLAEMGAHVVITGRNRAAGEKVVATIEAETDGSATLLIADFAEPDEVRRLAREFREQYDRLNILVHNAGTFEGTRTLTATGVEKTLAVNHLAPMLLTYELIDMLVAIQGRIVVVSSDAHRGARMHFDDLSLEGSFSGMKAYGQSKLANVLFTYELARQLKGTGVTANALHPGVIPQTGLTRNSSLMARAGFNAMRLVPGLTTSERGGAQTSIYLAASPEVAGVLGNYFDGEKAVRSASNTYDTDAQKRLWTWSVEQLGLRAELPLD
- a CDS encoding HalOD1 output domain-containing protein, whose amino-acid sequence is MSKPLDATPESVSLGLEDGIYYAYHDMDEDGLTFTVTKAMAEVTGMELHEVIPRFSEYVDPDALDRLFKSRPDRDHYKAGPLYLSIEGHEVAIYSDGEIQIRPNGWYAERVEQL
- a CDS encoding ferredoxin, with the protein product MSDDGPIDPSTIGEADAPPVEEKPYKIIFEANKCIGAGKCAEVSRNWEMDITTALAKPVSYFIGEEDLEHNIKAAEVCPAKKDRGVIHIVDRRTNKEIAPDPNGDGSLSVDW